The following coding sequences are from one Candidatus Nitrosopumilus sp. SW window:
- a CDS encoding SHOCT domain-containing protein, with the protein MAAKKAGYIEKFLKKADKAIQEGVKRADEVLEDAVEFGTMTAKQAAQASKEFRKQAKKERDELQKRGVKKINEGITAAKNMSSSTEDDLETLERLGKLRKSGVITEKEFQAKKKKILGRI; encoded by the coding sequence ATGGCAGCAAAAAAGGCAGGATATATTGAAAAATTTCTAAAAAAAGCAGACAAAGCCATCCAAGAAGGAGTCAAAAGGGCCGATGAAGTACTAGAAGATGCAGTAGAGTTTGGAACAATGACTGCAAAACAGGCAGCACAAGCAAGCAAAGAGTTCCGTAAACAGGCAAAAAAAGAAAGAGATGAGTTGCAAAAAAGAGGTGTCAAAAAAATTAATGAAGGAATTACTGCTGCAAAGAACATGTCTTCAAGCACAGAAGATGATTTAGAGACATTGGAAAGACTAGGAAAGCTCAGAAAGTCAGGAGTCATCACTGAAAAAGAATTCCAAGCAAAGAAAAAGAAAATTCTAGGAAGAATTTAG
- the fbp gene encoding fructose-1,6-bisphosphate aldolase/phosphatase produces the protein MKITVSVIKADVGGVGGHTKPSDGLLDAIKNTVKNSADLLIDYYIGYCGDDTHIVMSHTHGVDNQQIHKLAWDAFMAGTQVAKEEGLYGAGQDLLKDSFSGNVKGMGPGVAEMEFEERPNEAFTVFAADKTEPGAFNYPIYRMFVDALSNTGLIVNKNLAEGVKINIMDVEKAQIAELELWQDKPTIEAALMYPGRYVVDSVTTKDGEPILAASTDRLHNIAGTYVGKDDPICVVRTQKKFPATEEVGSVFNNPHFVAGNTRGSHNMPLMPVKLNSAATINFCIPIVEALVFSMHNGKFTGPFDGFSTPDWDLIRERATEKAMSIRSQGFIHPATLVPSELEYAEGYRARMDVLESKMKPMEGTTSSGDRKENYEDPD, from the coding sequence ATGAAAATTACAGTTTCAGTTATCAAAGCCGATGTTGGCGGTGTTGGAGGACACACAAAACCTAGTGACGGACTATTAGACGCAATTAAAAATACCGTTAAAAATTCAGCAGATTTGCTTATTGATTATTACATAGGATATTGTGGTGATGACACTCACATCGTAATGTCTCATACTCATGGAGTGGACAATCAACAGATTCACAAATTAGCATGGGATGCATTCATGGCAGGAACTCAAGTTGCTAAAGAAGAAGGATTGTATGGAGCAGGACAAGATTTGCTCAAAGATTCATTTTCTGGAAACGTAAAAGGAATGGGTCCAGGAGTTGCAGAGATGGAATTTGAAGAAAGACCAAATGAGGCATTTACAGTATTTGCAGCAGACAAAACAGAACCAGGTGCATTCAACTATCCAATTTACAGAATGTTTGTAGATGCACTAAGTAATACAGGATTGATTGTAAACAAGAATCTTGCAGAGGGAGTGAAAATCAATATCATGGATGTTGAAAAAGCTCAGATTGCAGAATTAGAGTTATGGCAAGACAAACCAACAATTGAAGCTGCATTAATGTATCCAGGAAGATATGTTGTAGATTCAGTTACAACAAAAGATGGAGAACCAATTCTAGCAGCTTCAACAGACAGATTACACAACATTGCAGGAACATATGTCGGAAAAGACGATCCAATTTGTGTTGTAAGAACTCAAAAGAAATTCCCTGCAACTGAAGAAGTAGGAAGTGTGTTTAACAATCCACATTTTGTTGCAGGAAACACAAGAGGAAGTCATAACATGCCATTGATGCCTGTAAAACTAAACTCTGCAGCTACAATCAACTTTTGTATTCCAATAGTAGAAGCACTTGTCTTTAGCATGCATAATGGAAAGTTTACTGGACCATTTGATGGATTCTCAACTCCAGATTGGGATCTAATTAGAGAAAGAGCCACAGAAAAAGCTATGTCAATTAGAAGTCAAGGATTTATCCATCCAGCAACACTTGTTCCATCAGAATTAGAATATGCAGAAGGATACAGAGCTAGAATGGATGTTCTTGAAAGTAAGATGAAACCAATGGAAGGAACTACATCCAGTGGTGACAGAAAAGAGAATTACGAAGATCCAGATTAG
- a CDS encoding ATP-dependent DNA ligase produces MEFSILADSFNKMESTRKRLELTQYLVELFENTPQEVISKIVYLLQGKLRPDFEGVELGVAEKLAIRAISKSSGIPIKKIEEEYRKGGDLGHAATVILEQKTQTTFLVEDITVERVYETLFKIAKLEGNRSQDMKMKYISSLLNDASPLEASFILKILLGTLRLGIAENTVMDALAIAFSGNKENRKILEHAYNVSSDLGKVAEVLATEGLEGVEKFKIILFNPIRPMLADRVKSEQEAIEKMGNEFAAEYKLDGERVQLHIEGEKVVLFSRSLENISSYYPDIIEKIPKSIQAENIVLEAEAVAINENTGEFLPFQELMHRRRKYKIEKAVTQYPITVNLFDVLYCNGKSCLELDYKERREKMEKVVKEDDFVKYIPMTIVKNENDIEDFFENSINAGSEGLMLKMLDKPYQAGSRGSHWLKLKREYQNELGDSLDLVVIGGFFGKGRRTGNYGTLLLATYEEDEDMFTSICKVGTGFSDEALDQLYQILNPKVTIKKNPRIDSEMEADVWFEPELVIEVVASEITLSPIHRAARDKVRKGAGLALRFPKFTGKIRVEKMAEDASTNEEVITLYQGQKKVAHDKSLM; encoded by the coding sequence ATGGAGTTTTCCATCTTAGCTGATTCATTTAACAAAATGGAATCAACAAGAAAAAGACTAGAATTAACACAATACTTGGTAGAATTATTTGAAAATACCCCACAAGAAGTAATTTCAAAGATAGTATATCTATTGCAAGGTAAACTTAGGCCAGATTTTGAAGGAGTTGAATTAGGAGTTGCAGAAAAACTCGCAATAAGAGCAATTTCAAAATCTTCGGGAATTCCAATTAAAAAAATTGAGGAAGAGTATAGAAAAGGAGGAGATCTAGGACATGCTGCTACTGTAATACTGGAACAAAAAACTCAGACAACATTTCTTGTAGAAGACATTACAGTTGAAAGAGTCTATGAAACACTCTTCAAAATTGCAAAATTAGAAGGAAACAGATCACAAGACATGAAAATGAAATACATTTCCAGTCTACTTAATGATGCAAGCCCATTGGAGGCAAGTTTCATTCTAAAAATATTGCTAGGAACACTAAGACTAGGAATTGCAGAAAATACAGTTATGGATGCATTAGCAATAGCATTTTCAGGTAACAAAGAAAACAGAAAAATTTTGGAGCATGCATACAATGTTTCTAGTGATTTAGGAAAGGTTGCAGAAGTTTTGGCAACTGAAGGATTAGAAGGAGTCGAAAAGTTCAAAATAATTTTGTTTAATCCAATCAGACCAATGCTTGCAGACAGAGTAAAGAGTGAACAAGAAGCAATTGAAAAAATGGGAAATGAATTTGCAGCTGAATACAAACTAGATGGGGAAAGAGTACAATTACACATCGAAGGAGAAAAAGTAGTTTTGTTTTCAAGAAGTTTAGAAAATATTTCAAGTTATTATCCAGACATTATAGAAAAAATTCCAAAATCAATTCAAGCTGAAAACATAGTATTAGAGGCTGAAGCAGTTGCAATCAATGAAAACACTGGAGAGTTTTTGCCGTTTCAAGAATTAATGCATAGAAGAAGAAAATACAAGATTGAAAAAGCAGTTACGCAATATCCAATTACAGTTAATCTGTTTGATGTTTTGTATTGTAATGGAAAAAGTTGTTTGGAATTAGACTATAAAGAAAGAAGAGAGAAGATGGAAAAAGTGGTAAAAGAAGATGATTTTGTAAAATACATACCAATGACTATTGTAAAAAATGAAAACGACATTGAAGACTTTTTTGAAAACAGTATCAATGCAGGAAGTGAAGGATTAATGTTAAAGATGTTAGACAAACCATATCAAGCAGGATCAAGAGGAAGTCATTGGCTTAAACTCAAAAGAGAATATCAAAATGAATTAGGAGATAGTTTAGATCTTGTTGTGATTGGAGGATTTTTTGGAAAGGGACGAAGGACAGGAAATTACGGAACTTTACTTTTAGCAACATATGAAGAAGATGAAGATATGTTCACCAGCATTTGTAAAGTAGGTACAGGTTTTTCAGATGAGGCATTAGATCAATTGTATCAAATTCTAAACCCCAAAGTAACAATTAAGAAAAATCCACGAATTGATAGTGAGATGGAAGCAGATGTGTGGTTTGAACCAGAGTTAGTAATTGAAGTGGTCGCATCTGAAATTACACTTAGTCCAATTCACAGAGCAGCTAGAGACAAAGTAAGAAAAGGTGCAGGACTTGCATTAAGATTTCCAAAGTTTACAGGAAAGATAAGAGTTGAGAAAATGGCCGAGGACGCATCTACAAACGAAGAAGTGATCACATTGTATCAGGGTCAGAAAAAAGTAGCACATGACAAAAGCCTCATGTAA
- a CDS encoding DUF47 domain-containing protein → MYSGELEVQAKRKAIAVLQDEINRILNASRELATLPELMMKKDKTGIKNTLEQISTIEEEVENLRRKITREVADVGGLIMNRENLLNTAYTMDEIAGYITGISFKLSNVKPATLKSAKLDKDLTKLIELVVDEVYKLNEIIRSLNTNTANAIELAQETQTIEREIDIKYRQATIKLLTEVTNTKELMLMKDVIEGIEEMADKCQRVSDSFILLALSL, encoded by the coding sequence ATGTATAGCGGAGAGCTTGAGGTTCAAGCAAAAAGAAAGGCTATAGCAGTTTTACAAGACGAAATCAATAGAATTCTAAATGCATCCAGAGAATTAGCAACACTTCCTGAACTAATGATGAAAAAAGACAAGACAGGAATCAAAAACACATTAGAACAAATCTCTACAATTGAAGAAGAAGTTGAAAACCTGAGAAGAAAAATTACACGAGAAGTTGCAGATGTTGGAGGTTTGATCATGAACAGAGAGAATCTTCTAAACACAGCATACACAATGGATGAAATTGCAGGTTACATTACCGGAATTTCATTCAAACTTTCAAATGTAAAACCAGCAACTCTAAAAAGTGCAAAATTAGACAAAGACTTGACAAAACTAATTGAATTAGTAGTAGATGAAGTCTACAAACTAAATGAAATCATTAGAAGTCTTAACACAAACACTGCAAATGCAATTGAATTAGCACAAGAAACACAAACAATTGAAAGAGAAATCGACATCAAATACAGACAAGCAACGATAAAACTTCTAACCGAAGTAACAAACACCAAAGAATTAATGTTAATGAAAGACGTGATTGAAGGGATTGAGGAAATGGCAGATAAATGTCAAAGAGTATCAGATTCTTTCATTTTGTTAGCATTGAGCCTATAA
- a CDS encoding HIT family protein, translating to MDCIFCKIIAKEIPCKILGETSTSISFLDAFPLAKGHVLVIPKNHHQKIQDMSNDENTDLFSLVHKMISKVDSITGATLVAVHNGKEAGQEVPHVHVHLVPRSSADSASAIHSMFDGTVKLSESELDELYEKLKI from the coding sequence ATGGATTGTATATTTTGTAAAATCATTGCAAAGGAAATTCCATGTAAAATTCTTGGAGAAACATCCACATCAATCTCATTTTTGGATGCATTTCCTCTTGCAAAAGGACATGTTTTGGTAATTCCAAAGAATCATCACCAAAAAATTCAAGATATGTCAAATGATGAAAATACTGATTTATTTTCTCTTGTACACAAGATGATTTCAAAAGTTGATTCTATTACTGGTGCAACTCTAGTTGCAGTTCATAATGGAAAAGAAGCTGGACAAGAAGTGCCTCACGTTCATGTACATTTAGTTCCAAGATCATCTGCTGATTCTGCATCTGCAATACATAGCATGTTTGATGGTACTGTAAAATTATCTGAATCTGAATTAGATGAACTTTATGAAAAACTAAAAATCTGA
- a CDS encoding cupin domain-containing protein → MKKSNIHGTNDKRNVNPNWFTSKTWMKVLSEKIKSTDQDIYHVHFEKGSRTKLHAHNGNQVLIATKGRGSLEIFRRYGTSKNNFKIKKTQKITLNEGDIVHIPAKTLHTHGSIDKKKTFSHIAINILSRKNSEYKTVWWESDFKAKATTII, encoded by the coding sequence ATGAAAAAATCAAACATTCACGGTACTAATGATAAAAGAAATGTAAATCCAAATTGGTTTACATCCAAGACATGGATGAAGGTGTTATCTGAAAAGATAAAATCAACTGATCAAGATATTTATCATGTTCATTTTGAAAAAGGTTCTAGAACCAAACTTCATGCACATAATGGAAATCAAGTTCTAATTGCAACTAAAGGCAGAGGAAGTTTAGAGATTTTTAGAAGGTATGGGACAAGTAAAAATAATTTTAAGATAAAAAAGACTCAAAAAATTACTCTTAATGAAGGAGATATTGTACACATTCCGGCAAAAACACTTCACACCCACGGCTCAATAGATAAGAAAAAGACATTTTCTCATATTGCAATAAACATATTGTCACGAAAGAATTCTGAATACAAAACAGTTTGGTGGGAATCAGATTTTAAAGCAAAAGCTACTACAATAATCTAA
- a CDS encoding C2H2-type zinc finger protein: MGFFKKIKCNICNSKFSKQEELMNHKQIVHGKDLQYDCKECNKFFSNMEDMRTHLQKEHSYKKDR; encoded by the coding sequence TTGGGTTTTTTTAAGAAAATTAAATGTAATATTTGCAACAGTAAGTTTTCAAAACAAGAAGAATTGATGAATCACAAACAAATCGTTCATGGAAAAGATTTGCAATACGATTGCAAAGAATGTAACAAATTTTTTTCAAACATGGAAGATATGAGAACTCATTTGCAAAAAGAACACAGTTACAAAAAAGACAGATGA
- the tuf gene encoding translation elongation factor EF-1 subunit alpha, with translation MADKPHLNLIVTGHIDNGKSTTMGHFLMDLGVVDERTIAAHASESEKTGKGDTFKYAWVMDNIKDERERGITIDLAFQKFESPKYFFTLIDAPGHRDFIKNMITGASEADAAVLVLSAKEGETDTAIAAGGQAREHAFLLKTLGVNQLIVAINKMDDSNYSEEAFKVAKEKGEKLVKSVGYKLENVPFIPVSGWKGDNLVKKSENMPWYSGKTLLEAFDDFTVSEKPTGKPLRVPIQDVYTITGVGTVPVGRVETGVMKAGDKIVVMPSGAPGEIKSIETHHTEMPSAEAGDNIGFNLRGVEKKDIKRGDVLGSPDAPPKVAKEFKAQIIVIHHPTAIAPGYTPVMHAHTAQVAATVTEFLQKINPASGAVEEENPKFLKVGDSAIVKIRPVRPTCIETFQEFPEMGRFALRDMGATIAAGIVKEITEEYKP, from the coding sequence ATGGCAGATAAACCACACTTGAACCTGATTGTTACAGGTCATATTGATAATGGAAAATCAACAACTATGGGTCATTTCTTGATGGATCTTGGTGTTGTAGATGAAAGAACAATTGCAGCACATGCATCCGAATCCGAGAAGACCGGAAAAGGTGATACTTTCAAGTATGCATGGGTTATGGATAACATTAAGGATGAAAGAGAGAGAGGTATTACAATCGATCTTGCATTCCAAAAGTTTGAGTCTCCAAAGTACTTCTTTACTTTGATTGACGCTCCTGGTCACAGGGACTTTATTAAAAACATGATTACTGGTGCTTCTGAAGCCGATGCAGCAGTCTTAGTACTTTCAGCAAAAGAAGGTGAAACCGACACTGCAATCGCAGCAGGTGGTCAAGCAAGAGAACACGCATTCTTGCTCAAGACTTTAGGTGTAAACCAACTAATCGTTGCAATCAACAAAATGGATGATAGTAACTATTCTGAAGAAGCATTCAAAGTAGCCAAAGAAAAAGGTGAAAAATTAGTTAAATCTGTAGGTTACAAACTAGAAAACGTACCATTCATTCCAGTTTCTGGATGGAAAGGCGATAACTTGGTTAAGAAATCTGAGAACATGCCATGGTACTCTGGTAAAACACTACTTGAAGCATTTGATGACTTTACAGTATCTGAAAAACCAACTGGTAAACCACTACGTGTTCCAATTCAAGACGTTTACACCATTACTGGTGTCGGAACAGTACCTGTAGGTAGAGTTGAAACAGGAGTTATGAAAGCAGGCGACAAAATTGTTGTAATGCCTTCAGGCGCTCCTGGTGAAATCAAATCTATTGAAACTCACCACACAGAGATGCCATCTGCAGAAGCAGGTGATAACATTGGTTTCAACCTTAGAGGTGTTGAAAAGAAAGATATCAAGAGAGGAGATGTTCTCGGAAGTCCTGACGCTCCACCAAAAGTTGCTAAAGAATTCAAAGCACAAATTATTGTAATTCACCACCCAACAGCAATTGCTCCTGGTTATACTCCAGTTATGCACGCACACACTGCACAAGTTGCAGCAACAGTTACTGAGTTCTTACAAAAGATCAACCCAGCATCTGGTGCCGTTGAGGAAGAAAATCCAAAATTCCTTAAAGTTGGAGATTCCGCAATTGTCAAAATTAGACCGGTAAGACCAACTTGTATCGAAACTTTCCAAGAGTTCCCTGAAATGGGTAGATTCGCCCTTAGAGATATGGGTGCAACTATCGCAGCAGGAATCGTTAAGGAAATTACCGAAGAGTACAAACCATAG
- the rpsJ gene encoding 30S ribosomal protein S10 has protein sequence MTQTARVKLTSTSLPKLDGVCGEIMGIGKKTGVKVKGPTPLPVKRLHVATRKSPCGSGTETYEKWEMKMHRRIININADDKAIRQLMRLKIPDDVYIELSLT, from the coding sequence ATGACCCAAACCGCCCGTGTAAAACTCACATCCACTAGCCTACCAAAACTAGATGGTGTATGTGGGGAAATCATGGGTATCGGTAAAAAAACTGGTGTTAAGGTAAAGGGTCCAACCCCACTTCCTGTAAAAAGACTACATGTTGCTACTAGAAAATCTCCATGTGGTAGTGGAACTGAAACCTATGAAAAATGGGAGATGAAAATGCATAGAAGAATTATCAATATCAACGCTGATGATAAAGCCATTAGACAACTCATGAGACTAAAAATCCCTGACGATGTATACATTGAACTCTCATTAACATAA
- a CDS encoding tetratricopeptide repeat protein produces MGLFGKKEDPEDLMYEGMGMLEKNQPKAAISFFNKVLKQEPENTEALLQKGLALNLIKKYQDAITCFDKLISIDPKDAQALNNRGISMAETGNIQGAAEYYDKAIEADSKYASAYFNKGVLLDKLQEHEEALTVLEKAISIDPRKPNAMIYKGIVLGKLKRNEEALNCFSNVCKKYPNNLDAFFQKGVQLAELGEHKKALDVFDEISKKFKDNVNVVYAKSRSMAALERYPESLELLKKAVSVSPKVIRAWAKEEPVFTKLHSNDQFRKLVKL; encoded by the coding sequence ATGGGATTGTTTGGTAAAAAAGAGGACCCTGAAGATTTAATGTATGAAGGAATGGGAATGCTAGAGAAGAACCAACCAAAGGCAGCCATTTCGTTTTTCAACAAAGTTCTAAAGCAAGAACCAGAAAACACAGAAGCTTTACTCCAAAAAGGATTGGCATTAAACTTGATAAAAAAATACCAAGATGCAATAACCTGCTTTGACAAACTCATATCTATTGATCCTAAAGACGCTCAAGCACTAAACAACAGAGGAATATCTATGGCAGAGACAGGAAATATTCAAGGAGCCGCAGAATATTATGACAAAGCAATCGAAGCAGATTCCAAATACGCTTCAGCCTATTTTAACAAAGGGGTCTTACTAGACAAACTCCAAGAACATGAAGAAGCTTTAACAGTTTTAGAAAAAGCAATATCAATTGATCCAAGAAAACCAAATGCTATGATCTACAAAGGCATTGTCTTAGGTAAATTGAAAAGAAATGAAGAAGCATTGAATTGTTTTTCAAATGTTTGTAAAAAATATCCAAATAACTTGGATGCGTTTTTCCAAAAAGGAGTCCAATTAGCAGAGTTAGGAGAACATAAAAAAGCACTGGATGTTTTTGATGAAATCTCAAAAAAATTCAAAGACAACGTAAATGTGGTCTATGCCAAATCACGCAGCATGGCAGCACTTGAAAGATATCCCGAATCATTAGAATTACTAAAAAAAGCAGTTTCTGTAAGTCCCAAAGTTATTCGAGCATGGGCAAAAGAAGAACCAGTTTTTACAAAACTACACAGCAATGATCAGTTTAGAAAATTAGTTAAATTATAG
- a CDS encoding DnaJ domain-containing protein, whose protein sequence is MNTYQALKVLDIDSNSSQEEIKSAFRKKALEHHPDKNKNKNEDLEFKKITEAYEFLKKNHHQRNDVYHEPQPKSNFKRKPWGAPEDESIPEQDWGKYTKEFEEGDPDFWKEYEKNFWEEYNARVRPDGRNGEYEKAKEPKKQPNLFVDVDKSLCIGCCSCEIIAPDVFEINKEKMMNPKSSVINQKGAGVNKIMDAAMTCPTKAIIVEDTDTKERMYPY, encoded by the coding sequence GTGAATACCTATCAGGCACTCAAAGTATTAGATATAGATTCCAATTCATCTCAAGAAGAGATAAAATCAGCATTTAGAAAAAAGGCATTAGAGCACCATCCAGACAAAAATAAGAACAAGAATGAGGATTTAGAATTTAAAAAAATTACAGAGGCATATGAATTCCTAAAGAAAAACCACCATCAAAGAAATGATGTCTATCACGAACCTCAACCAAAATCAAATTTCAAAAGAAAACCATGGGGAGCACCTGAGGATGAGAGTATTCCTGAGCAAGATTGGGGCAAATACACTAAAGAGTTTGAAGAAGGAGATCCTGATTTTTGGAAAGAGTATGAGAAAAATTTCTGGGAAGAATACAATGCCAGGGTTCGTCCAGATGGGAGAAATGGGGAATACGAAAAGGCAAAAGAGCCTAAAAAACAGCCCAATCTCTTTGTAGATGTGGATAAGAGTTTGTGTATTGGGTGTTGTAGTTGTGAAATAATTGCCCCAGATGTTTTTGAAATAAACAAAGAAAAAATGATGAATCCAAAGTCATCAGTGATTAATCAAAAAGGTGCAGGAGTAAACAAGATCATGGATGCAGCAATGACTTGTCCTACAAAAGCAATCATTGTTGAAGATACAGACACCAAAGAAAGAATGTATCCTTACTAA
- a CDS encoding RNA polymerase Rbp10, producing MINMAEENFDEVEETPVETFDVNYSCLRCGTMVSNTELSRLPEIKCICGFRVFTKVRPPVVKTVKAI from the coding sequence ATGATAAACATGGCTGAAGAAAACTTTGATGAAGTAGAAGAAACACCTGTTGAGACATTTGATGTAAATTATTCTTGCCTTAGATGTGGAACAATGGTTTCAAACACTGAATTATCTAGATTACCTGAAATCAAATGTATTTGTGGATTCAGAGTATTTACCAAAGTAAGACCTCCAGTAGTTAAAACAGTTAAAGCAATTTAA
- a CDS encoding TIGR00725 family protein, translating to MVKRRQILVIGHNTKGCLPEHEKIAYDVGSEVAKSDSVLICGGLGGVMTAAAHGAKDAGGLTIGIIPQNDPAEANEYCDIVIPTGMGLARDFLNALSADGVVIVGGGSGTLSETCAAYMHKKPMVAIRNLDSSVDPFIDGYLDHRKNVKIIGVDTPQEAITKILELISA from the coding sequence ATGGTGAAGAGAAGACAGATCCTAGTAATTGGTCATAATACCAAAGGGTGTTTGCCTGAACATGAAAAAATTGCTTATGATGTTGGATCAGAGGTTGCAAAATCTGATTCTGTTCTAATTTGTGGTGGATTGGGAGGTGTAATGACTGCAGCAGCTCACGGAGCAAAGGATGCAGGCGGTTTGACTATTGGAATAATCCCTCAAAACGATCCCGCTGAAGCAAATGAGTACTGTGACATTGTTATTCCAACTGGCATGGGCTTGGCACGTGATTTTCTTAATGCATTATCTGCTGATGGTGTGGTGATTGTTGGTGGTGGTTCTGGAACTTTATCTGAGACTTGCGCTGCATACATGCACAAAAAACCAATGGTCGCAATCCGAAATTTGGATAGTTCTGTTGATCCGTTCATCGATGGTTATCTTGATCATAGAAAAAATGTCAAAATAATTGGAGTTGATACTCCTCAAGAAGCAATTACAAAAATTCTAGAATTGATCTCTGCATAA
- a CDS encoding 3-hydroxyacyl-CoA dehydrogenase — MTIKNITVLGSGVMGHGIAQVSATAGYNIVLRDIKQEFLDKAMEKIRWSLDKLVSKEKISKEEGDAIFGRIKPVVDLKEAVKDAELVIEVVPEIMDLKKKVYAELDEVAAPEVIFASNTSTLPITEIANTTSRPEKFIGIHFFNPPQLMKLVEVIPGEKTSQEVTDLTKDYVKSVNKQAVLCRKDVPGFIINRLFIPMVHEACFVKDRTGATLEEIDSAVKFKLGFPMGIFELADFTGMDVIHKATVEMHLRDKKVINPHPLVEKMFDEKKLGQKSGEGYYKYSDDKYERVALSEELAEKCNPIQLVANILNNAAWLVTNGASDIDEIEKAAQLGLGLKKPLFETAKEIGIKNIVDELNKLAEEHGEFYKPDPLLVSMQ, encoded by the coding sequence ATGACGATAAAAAATATCACAGTCTTGGGTTCAGGAGTGATGGGACACGGTATTGCCCAAGTTTCAGCCACAGCAGGATACAACATCGTTCTAAGAGACATCAAACAAGAATTTTTGGACAAGGCCATGGAAAAAATCAGATGGAGTTTAGATAAACTAGTTTCAAAAGAAAAAATTTCAAAAGAAGAAGGAGATGCAATTTTTGGCAGAATTAAACCAGTTGTAGATTTGAAAGAAGCAGTGAAAGATGCAGAATTGGTAATCGAGGTAGTTCCAGAAATTATGGATTTGAAGAAAAAGGTATATGCAGAACTTGATGAAGTTGCTGCACCAGAAGTTATCTTTGCATCAAACACAAGCACCCTACCAATTACAGAGATTGCAAATACAACATCAAGACCAGAGAAGTTCATAGGAATTCATTTCTTCAATCCCCCACAACTTATGAAATTGGTAGAAGTGATTCCAGGTGAAAAAACATCTCAAGAAGTTACGGATTTGACTAAAGATTATGTAAAGTCAGTTAACAAACAAGCAGTTTTGTGTAGAAAAGATGTTCCAGGTTTTATCATTAACAGACTATTCATCCCAATGGTTCATGAAGCATGTTTTGTTAAAGACAGAACAGGTGCAACTCTTGAAGAAATTGATTCAGCAGTTAAATTCAAACTAGGATTTCCAATGGGCATCTTTGAGTTAGCAGATTTTACAGGTATGGATGTTATTCACAAAGCAACAGTTGAAATGCATTTGAGAGACAAAAAAGTAATCAATCCACATCCACTAGTTGAAAAAATGTTTGATGAGAAAAAACTGGGACAAAAATCTGGAGAAGGTTATTACAAATATTCTGATGACAAATATGAAAGAGTGGCACTATCTGAAGAATTAGCAGAGAAATGCAATCCAATTCAACTTGTCGCAAACATTCTAAACAACGCAGCATGGCTTGTAACAAATGGAGCAAGCGACATTGATGAAATTGAAAAAGCTGCTCAGTTAGGTTTAGGATTAAAAAAGCCATTATTTGAGACTGCAAAAGAGATAGGCATCAAAAATATTGTAGATGAGTTAAACAAGCTTGCCGAAGAGCACGGTGAATTCTACAAACCAGACCCACTACTTGTATCCATGCAGTAA
- a CDS encoding cupin domain-containing protein, translated as MSLRRNSEIESIQGNEGTSIKQFFHPHNTLEGIGYSLAQFTLEPGKKSKLHQIKSSEIYYILEGKAILRADNEDMELEKDDSAYIPPNTKQNIENVGEGNLRFLCIVEPAWKAKDETILE; from the coding sequence ATGTCACTGAGAAGAAATTCAGAGATAGAATCAATTCAAGGAAATGAAGGAACAAGCATCAAACAATTTTTTCATCCTCACAATACACTGGAAGGAATAGGGTACAGTCTTGCTCAATTCACTTTAGAACCAGGAAAAAAATCAAAACTGCATCAAATAAAATCATCTGAAATTTACTACATATTAGAAGGTAAAGCAATCTTGAGGGCAGATAATGAAGATATGGAACTTGAAAAAGATGATTCAGCATACATCCCACCAAATACCAAACAAAACATTGAGAATGTGGGGGAGGGAAATTTGAGATTTTTGTGTATTGTAGAGCCAGCATGGAAAGCAAAAGATGAAACAATACTAGAATAA